In Alkalimarinus alittae, the DNA window GTGGCTGCCCGACATACCGAGTATCTGAGCATGCTGATTCATCACGTCTGCGAATGCGCCTTCGCTGCCAGCAATATGCTCAGCAACGGCAACGCTCGCATCGTTACCCGACTGTATAACGATACCTTTTAAAATATCACTTAGGGGGACATGCGTTCCCTCTTTAATAAACATTTTAGAACCACCTGTACGCCAAGCTTTGACACTTACCAGAACCTCATCGTCTGGGGTGACATTGCCTTGAGCCATTTCATACTCAACAATATAGGCGGTCATCATCTTTGTGAGACTGGCAGGCGGCAACTGCTCTTTAGCATTCTCTTCAACAATTATCTCGCCGCTATTAGCATCCATAAGGATGTATGATTTAGCCGCAATTTGAGGTGGAGCGGGGATTAGCGCAGGCTGTGCCATAGAATATCCGCTAATAGACGCAAGCGCGGAGAACACAAAAAGTAAAGGCCAGAGCAAGTGTGGAACTTTCCGGGATAACATAGAGAAGACTCAATTAATTTAGTTTGATAAAAGATTTGCCCCTCATCCTGAGAGACGTATATAACTCGTGTGAAATATTACCTTATCCTAATGCAGGATTCACCCCGTTCTAGCGATTACTCATTACTAAGAGTTAATGGGGCGGGTAATAATCATCGGTGCTCCTACATTTGACGCAGTTAATTGCTTTAGCAACTGCTCTGCTTGTTTCAAGTCATAAAACGGGCCTAATCTAACTCGGTGAAAAACCTTGGTTGCATCCGCAGCCGTTTTAACGTTTGAAGCACTTACTGTTGAAGAAACCGCATAAGCGCTACCTTTTGTTTCAGCATCAACACGCTGTTTCATCTGCAAAGCCGCTGACTCTGTAGAAAACGCACCGACTTGCACATAGTAACCATAACCGGCTCCTAGTGGTTTTGCTTGTGTCGCCGAACCGGCTAATACAGGCGCTAAGTCTTGGCTAGGCTGTTTAGGGTTCGACACAGGAGAAGCCGCTAACGGGACTGATGGCGGTGTTTCCTGTTGAGCTGAAGGGTACTGTGGAACAGTAATCGCTTCGACCTCTACATTGGCAATACCGCTACTGTAATAGCCTAACTTCTTTGCTGCTGCGTAAGACAAATCAATAATTCGGCCTTCGTGAAATGGACCTCGATCGTTTATCCGAACAATTACACTTCGGCCATTATCTAAATTAGTAACCTTGGCATAAGTCGGTAACGGTAGTGATTTGTGCGCAGCTGACATTTCATACATATTGTATATTTCGCCATTGGAGGTTTTATGTCCATGGAACTTTGCACCATACCAAGATGCCCCACCCCGCTCACGATAGCCTTCAGCTGTTGGCAGTACGTGATAAGTCTTACCCCATACTTTATAGGAAGACATATTGCCGCCACGACTTTTAGGCTCATAAACAGGAATAGGATCTGGCAATTCGCTAACATCAATCTCGGCATCAGGCGCCGCATCAGTATCCATACTGTAACGGGAAGGCGTTGAACAACCGACAATAGCGGCAATCAGCAAGATCAGCCCAATCTTTTTAAAGCCACCATAAACGGTCTGTTTAGATTCAATCAAAACCACGCCTTTCCTCGCATTCATCGATGCTGCTTATTAATAAGAAATTTAGAACTATTTATTTGCAGACCGAAACTGACTACTTCAACGCTTCTGACAGTTGGTACACCGCCATCGCGTATAGGTGACTATGGTTATATCGGGTAATCACATAAAAGTTATCTAACCCAACCCAGTACTCAGTGCCATTTTTACCTTCTAACTGAAGCAGCTTTCCTTTTGCCTTAGGGTCAAAACCATCTTCTGAGCTAATACCCCATTCAGCCATTTCTTCTAGCGTATATTTAAGCTTTAAAGACTTGTAAAGGGCTTGTTCATATTCATCCCCTGCAACCTTCACCTGCCCTGCTATGGGTTGACCTTCGACCCACTTATGTTTTTTAAAATAGTTTGCCACACTTCCAATCGCATCTACGGGATTATTTAGAATATCTGCCACGCCATCGCCGTCAAAATCTACTGCGAAGTTACGATAACTGCTAGGTATAAATTGTCCGTACCCCATAGCGCCCGCATAAGACCCTTTAAGCTCTAAAGGGTCAAATTTTTGCTCACGAGACAACAAAAGCATCTGTTCTAATTCACTTTTGAAGAACGTGCTTCTAGGCGGATAATCAAACGCAAGCGTTGAAAGCGCATCGATCACTCGATAACTACCACGGTTTTTACCATAGCGAGTTTCAACACCAATAATGGCTGTAATAATTGACTGTGGAACACCGTATTCTTTTTCTGCTCGGGCAAGCGTGTCTGCGTACTTGGCCATAAACGCCTTACCGCGAGTGATTCGATCTTCAGTTATAAAAATTTTGCGATAGCCTTTCCATTCCAGCCTTTTTTCAGCAGGTCTGGCAATCGCATCCAGAATGCTCTGTTTCTTCTCAGCCTGTACAAATAGTGCTTCTATTTCTTGTTGATTAAAACCGTGCTTTTCAACCATTTCGAGCACAAAAGGTTTCACAGACTCATGTTCAAGGTAATTTGCATTTGCCAAGTTGACGATGCCTGCAGATACAGCCAACCCTATTACGGCTGGTTTCCAGGTATTCTGAAACAGGCGAGCTAAATATTTACTCAAGGTATCAATTCCTTTTTGTTATTTTACCAATTTACGCCGATAGCCAACGTCTGTTGACACACCGGATACTTGTATCAAACATCTATCTAAATAAAGTACGCTATTTGCCCAACATTTTTTTATGGGTATGAATAGACATCAAAACGCCAAAAGCAGCCATTAACGTAACAATAGATGTTCCCCCATAGCTTACCAAGGGCAACGGGACACCTACAACTGGTAATAGCCCACTTACCATACCGATATTCACGAACACATAAACAAAAAATGTCAACGTTAAACTACCTGCTAGCATACGACCAAAAGAGTCCTGAGCATTTACGGCAATATACAACCCTCTAGCGACAATCATTACATACAGAGAGATAAGCAGTGCAACACCGATAAACCCAAACTCTTCGGCCAATACCGCGATAATAAAGTCAGTATGGCTTTCAGGCAGGAAGTCCAATTGAGACTGCGTACCTTCTAACCAGCCTTTTCCCGTCATCCCCCCTGAACCAATCGCAGTCTTTGACTGAATAATATTCCAACCTGCGCCCAGTGGATCTTTTTCAGGATCAATTAACGTTAGAACCCGCTGTTTCTGATAATCCCTCATCACAAACATCCACATAACAGGCACAAGCGCCGCAACAGACGCAATAAACCCACCCACCAGTTTTCCACTAATCCCTGCTAACAGCAATACAAATATACCCGATGCAGCAATCAATAATGAGGTGCCAAGATCAGGCTGTTTGATAATCATCACCACCGGCATAAAAATAAGCACTAATGAGCCCAATACATGCTTAAAACGAGGCGGTAAATACCGTTCAGACAAATACCAAGCAACCATCATCGGCACAGCCAGTTTCATAAACTCTGAAGGCTGAAAGCGCGGTAATCCAGGCAATTGTAACCATCGTTGCGCCCCCTTTGCCCCTGTCCCCATCACTAAAACAGCCGCCAACGCAATTAACCCCACCACAAATAGCCAAGGTGCCCAACGCCGATATACGCTAGGGTCTAATTGTGCAAACACAAACATCACCACAAAAGCGAGAACAAAACGCATAGCTTGTTTTTTTACATGCACCATACTCTCACCGCTACCGCTATATAAGACAAATAAGCCCAAGATAGATAGCGTCAATATCAGCACAAGAAGTATCGGGTCTATGTGCAACCTAAACAATATGCTTCTGCGGTTTCTGAGGTGGTAATCCCCTCCGGGGAGTTGACGAAGGAATTCTTGACTAGCCATGGTTATGCCTACGCTCCACCGAGACCGACACGGGGTCTACGTTATTATGACTAGGAAATGTTTCATACTTGATACGACTGGATGTTTCTTTTTCTTGCTCGGCTTTAGGTAAGTCCAATATCCAAGCATCAAATATTTTACGTGCGACGGGCGCCGCAGTACTGCTTCCTCCACCACCATTTTCGACAATGATAGCCAAAGCAATTTCAGGGGCTTCATAAGGTGCAAAACCAACAAAAAGAGCATGATCTCGATGCCGCTCAGCTAATGCTTCTGCGTCGTAGAGCTCCCCTTGTTTTATACCGACCACTTGAGCCGTACCTGTTTTACCTGCCATTTTATATGCCGAGTTACGACCGGTCGCTCTAGCGGTCCCTTTTTTACCATGCATAACCGATTTCATCGAGCCTAAAATATAATCCCAGTCTTCTGGGTTGTTTAAAATTACATCAGGCGGATCGGTTTCGTGCATACGCGGTATTTCAACGGACTCATCCTGACTAATGCCTTCTGATATTTTCTGAGCAAGGTGCGGTCTATGCCAGCGCCCTCGATTGGCCAATACAGCCGTTGCTGTCGCTAACTGTAGCGGTGTAGCTAGCATAAACCCTTGTCCAATCCCCATATTCAAAGAATCACCAGGAAACCAAGGTAAACCTTTAGTGCCTCTTTTCCATGCCCTACTGGGTAAAATGCCTTTTCGATCTTCATTGATATCAATCGCTGTTCGGCTACCAATACCAAATTTATCTAAATAAAGTGACATTCGATCTACGCCCAACTTAAACGCCATACTATAAAAAAACGTATCGCAAGACTGGACAATAGAATCATAAAGGTCGACAACGCCATGCCCGTACCTTTTCCAGTCACGGTAAAAACGCTCATCATTCTTTAGCTGATACCAACCCGGATCTTGAATTTTGGTTTGCCTACTAACCACGGCAGTATCTAAACCCGCCAAACCAATAATTGGTTTTATAGTTGAACCAGGCGGATACTGACCTTTAAGCGCCCGGTTAAAAAGTGGTATATCAAGGGAGTCACGCAACGCTGCGTAGGATTTATGGTCAATACCTGTTACAAACAAATTAGGATCAAAGCTAGGCGTACTCACCAACGCAAGAATGTCGCCTGTAGCAGGTTCTATAGCAACAACAGCGCCACGGTAGTCGCCCATTGCCTCAGCCACAACTTGCTGTAAGCGGAGGTCTATACTGAGTGTAATATCTCGACCTGGCAAAGGGGGCACTTGGTCGAGTACTCTTAATACTCGGCCCCGAGCATTCGTTTCAACTGTTTGACGCCCCACTTTACCGTGCAGAACGTTTTCATAAAACTTTTCGATGCCCAACTTACCAATATAGTTAGTCGCCGAATAATTGGTCGCATCAACATTTTTGAGTTCTTTAATATTAATGCGCCCGACATAGCCCAGCATATGGGCCATGAGCTCGCCATAAGGATAGTTTCGAACCAACTCTGCCTCAACTTCAACGCCTGGTAAAAGGTGGCGTTGAACAGCAAGCCTAGCAATTTCGCTTTCGGTTAATTTTGACTTTAGCGGAACAGGATCATAAGGCTTACGGCGGTTCTTCAAACGTCTATCGAAGTTTTTTATCTGATCATCTGAAAGCTCAATGATGTTCCCGATTTTTGCAATTGTTTGCTCAAGGTCGTCTACACGCTCCTTAACAATCGAGACACTAAAGACCGGCTGGTTATCTGCTAACAAAATACCATTTCGGTCATAAATCAGCCCTCTGGTCGGCGCTACAGACTGGAGCTGCATTCTATTTTTGTCAGATAACGTGGTGTAATGGTCATAATCAACCACTTGAAGATAGTAAACTCGAGACACCAGTACTGCAGCCAGTAATATAATAAACAACATGGCCAGAACCGCACGAAAGGTAAAAATCCTTTTTTCTCTAATCGGATCTTTGATCATCCTTG includes these proteins:
- a CDS encoding septal ring lytic transglycosylase RlpA family protein — encoded protein: MNARKGVVLIESKQTVYGGFKKIGLILLIAAIVGCSTPSRYSMDTDAAPDAEIDVSELPDPIPVYEPKSRGGNMSSYKVWGKTYHVLPTAEGYRERGGASWYGAKFHGHKTSNGEIYNMYEMSAAHKSLPLPTYAKVTNLDNGRSVIVRINDRGPFHEGRIIDLSYAAAKKLGYYSSGIANVEVEAITVPQYPSAQQETPPSVPLAASPVSNPKQPSQDLAPVLAGSATQAKPLGAGYGYYVQVGAFSTESAALQMKQRVDAETKGSAYAVSSTVSASNVKTAADATKVFHRVRLGPFYDLKQAEQLLKQLTASNVGAPMIITRPINS
- the mltB gene encoding lytic murein transglycosylase B, with amino-acid sequence MSKYLARLFQNTWKPAVIGLAVSAGIVNLANANYLEHESVKPFVLEMVEKHGFNQQEIEALFVQAEKKQSILDAIARPAEKRLEWKGYRKIFITEDRITRGKAFMAKYADTLARAEKEYGVPQSIITAIIGVETRYGKNRGSYRVIDALSTLAFDYPPRSTFFKSELEQMLLLSREQKFDPLELKGSYAGAMGYGQFIPSSYRNFAVDFDGDGVADILNNPVDAIGSVANYFKKHKWVEGQPIAGQVKVAGDEYEQALYKSLKLKYTLEEMAEWGISSEDGFDPKAKGKLLQLEGKNGTEYWVGLDNFYVITRYNHSHLYAMAVYQLSEALK
- the mrdA gene encoding penicillin-binding protein 2, which translates into the protein MIKDPIREKRIFTFRAVLAMLFIILLAAVLVSRVYYLQVVDYDHYTTLSDKNRMQLQSVAPTRGLIYDRNGILLADNQPVFSVSIVKERVDDLEQTIAKIGNIIELSDDQIKNFDRRLKNRRKPYDPVPLKSKLTESEIARLAVQRHLLPGVEVEAELVRNYPYGELMAHMLGYVGRINIKELKNVDATNYSATNYIGKLGIEKFYENVLHGKVGRQTVETNARGRVLRVLDQVPPLPGRDITLSIDLRLQQVVAEAMGDYRGAVVAIEPATGDILALVSTPSFDPNLFVTGIDHKSYAALRDSLDIPLFNRALKGQYPPGSTIKPIIGLAGLDTAVVSRQTKIQDPGWYQLKNDERFYRDWKRYGHGVVDLYDSIVQSCDTFFYSMAFKLGVDRMSLYLDKFGIGSRTAIDINEDRKGILPSRAWKRGTKGLPWFPGDSLNMGIGQGFMLATPLQLATATAVLANRGRWHRPHLAQKISEGISQDESVEIPRMHETDPPDVILNNPEDWDYILGSMKSVMHGKKGTARATGRNSAYKMAGKTGTAQVVGIKQGELYDAEALAERHRDHALFVGFAPYEAPEIALAIIVENGGGGSSTAAPVARKIFDAWILDLPKAEQEKETSSRIKYETFPSHNNVDPVSVSVERRHNHG
- the rodA gene encoding rod shape-determining protein RodA, which encodes MASQEFLRQLPGGDYHLRNRRSILFRLHIDPILLVLILTLSILGLFVLYSGSGESMVHVKKQAMRFVLAFVVMFVFAQLDPSVYRRWAPWLFVVGLIALAAVLVMGTGAKGAQRWLQLPGLPRFQPSEFMKLAVPMMVAWYLSERYLPPRFKHVLGSLVLIFMPVVMIIKQPDLGTSLLIAASGIFVLLLAGISGKLVGGFIASVAALVPVMWMFVMRDYQKQRVLTLIDPEKDPLGAGWNIIQSKTAIGSGGMTGKGWLEGTQSQLDFLPESHTDFIIAVLAEEFGFIGVALLISLYVMIVARGLYIAVNAQDSFGRMLAGSLTLTFFVYVFVNIGMVSGLLPVVGVPLPLVSYGGTSIVTLMAAFGVLMSIHTHKKMLGK